Within the Arthrobacter sp. V1I7 genome, the region GACATCGAGACTGCACGCGGGCAGCCGTTCCGGCCGAAGCTTCGGGCATCCCGAGGAGCCGCCTCCCCACCCGCAGGTGACCGCCCCCGGACGCGTTTGGGTTCCGCGGGCGGCTCCTGCCGCGGCGCGGTCACCGCCGAATTTGCTGTGGCCTTGCCAGCCGTCATTCTCCTGCTGGCCATGGTCCTGGCCGGCTCGGCCGCCGGGGTGACGCAGCTTCGCTTCGAGGAAGCCGCCCGGGCAGGTGCGCGTGCCCTCGCGCGGGGCGACACTGCTGCCGACGTCGGGGGAATCGTGCGCCGCCTTGCGGGGGAATCAGCTGGGTCGGCGGTGACTTCCGACGGCGAATGGAGCAGTGTCGCTGTCTCCGGCCGAGTGCAAGGCGCCGTCGGTTCGCTCATTCCGTGGACGCTCTCCGCCCGCGCCTGGGTGCGGCGAGAGTCAGCCCCGGCTTCGGCCCCTGTCCGGATCGCACCGGCGCAGCGCCACCAACCGGCGGGGCTGAGTTCGTGAAGCCGCAGCCGGCTGTCCCTGCCGAGCCGGCGCGGCTGCGGCACCCCGACCGCGGCTCGGGTACGGTCCTCGCTCTGGCCCTGGGGTTGGTCCTGCTCATCGCGGCGGTCTTGATCGCGCTGCTGGCGCAGGCTGCGATGATGGCGTCCCGGGCCGCTGCAGCAGCCGACCTCGCGGCGCTGGCGGCTGCGGATGCGGCCAGGGGGATCACTGATGGCGAGCCCTGTGCCATTGCCCGCGAGGTCGCGCGGCGGCACCAGTCAAGGGTCCTGAGCTGTTCCGAGGGGGCAGGGGAAACCGTTCA harbors:
- a CDS encoding TadE family type IV pilus minor pilin, producing the protein MGSAGGSCRGAVTAEFAVALPAVILLLAMVLAGSAAGVTQLRFEEAARAGARALARGDTAADVGGIVRRLAGESAGSAVTSDGEWSSVAVSGRVQGAVGSLIPWTLSARAWVRRESAPASAPVRIAPAQRHQPAGLSS
- a CDS encoding Rv3654c family TadE-like protein; amino-acid sequence: MKPQPAVPAEPARLRHPDRGSGTVLALALGLVLLIAAVLIALLAQAAMMASRAAAAADLAALAAADAARGITDGEPCAIAREVARRHQSRVLSCSEGAGETVQVRTQLDAGTMFGASATGLARAGPPPAETVP